In Sphaerospermopsis torques-reginae ITEP-024, the genomic window ACACTAATAATTAAATTTTAAAGCATATAATTATATCCTAGATTTGGCTCGGTATGACTGTATTAACGAAAAAAGATATTTTCTGATAATATAGCTATATAAATCATGCTGTGTTAACGAAACCGATAATAATGAGCAACGCTGCTAGAGCCGGTCGCTACATAGAGCAACCCGGAAAATATAAAGCTTTTATACCTAATCCATTACCTCCTGAACCTGGAATTAATATGGATCAGGAGATGTGGCAAATATTATCTCAAGCAGATTTGGCATTAGGTCGCCTAGATGGTTCTACGGATGCCTTACCTAACCCAGATTTATTTGTATTTATGTATGTTCGTAAAGAAGCCGTTCTTTCTAGTCAGATAGAGGGTACACAAGCTTCACTAATGGATGTTTTAGAGTTTGAAGCTCAAGCAATAGAACCAGATAATCCTCAAGATGTAGCTGAGGTAGTTAACTATATAGCAGCTGTTAATTATGGTCTTGAAAGGTTGGCAGATTTACCTGTATCTCTAAGACTAATCCGAGAAATTCACAAGAAGTTAATGAATGGAGTCCGGGGATCTGAGCGAGATCCTGGAGAGTTTCGCCGTACTCAAAATTGGATTGGTGCTGGTGGTTGTTCTTTAAACAATGCTACCTATGTTCCTCCTCCTCCTTATGAAATGAATCAAGCACTGGATAATTTAGAAAAGTTCCTCCATGATTCAACACCAATACCGGCTTTGATTAAAATTGGATTAGCTCATGCTCAGTTTGAAACAATTCATCCTT contains:
- a CDS encoding Fic family protein, producing MSNAARAGRYIEQPGKYKAFIPNPLPPEPGINMDQEMWQILSQADLALGRLDGSTDALPNPDLFVFMYVRKEAVLSSQIEGTQASLMDVLEFEAQAIEPDNPQDVAEVVNYIAAVNYGLERLADLPVSLRLIREIHKKLMNGVRGSERDPGEFRRTQNWIGAGGCSLNNATYVPPPPYEMNQALDNLEKFLHDSTPIPALIKIGLAHAQFETIHPFLDGNGRTGRLLITFLLCEQNILKRPLLYISYYFKKHRTEYYDRLQAVRDTGNWEGWLKFFLRGVCEVAQEASATARKIVSMKEEHRQLVLNTMGRKSGKAITLLESLYFKPIVAVENVQEIIQLSYPNANTLIKEMCDLGLLKEITGQKRNRVFAYQPFLDVFKDY